The window ACAAAAAAGCGACCTTGATCCTTTAATGACTAAGGATCAAGGCCGCTTTTTGAGATCTTACCGCTGGAAAGGTATTAAATCTAAAATAGGTTTCTAGAAATTAAAGGACATGCCAAAATTAAAATTGAATTGGTTGTTCAGTTCCTCTTCAGGAGTCAACTCATCAGAATCATACTTTGCAAAAGGCACTTGAGCTTCTGTATACAACCCGAAGCCGTCAGAGAAAAAATAACGTGCTCCTAAATGACCACCAAAGTTTTTTGTTCCAAAACTCAGACCTGGATAAAAGTCAAACATTTCATCAACGTTTAAGACACTTCCTATGTTTGCGTTGAAACGCAAGCGCAAGTCTGCTCGTTGACCAAAATCGGCATCCAAAGCATCATCTATAGCCATTGCATAAACAGTAGCCACACCAAACGAGATGTTCTCGCCTACCCCATAATCGTAGGTAGCCTGTATTCCAGTGGCGTTGTCCTGCAAGTTCAATCCTACTTGAAATTTTTGATCACCCTTACCTGTAAAGGCTTGCCCCATCGATAAAGATGTAATTAAAAATGCTGTTGCAAATAATAGCTTTTTCATAATAGCTGTTTTAAGAGTCAAATATACTAGTAATACATTCGAATTATTTTAAAACTTTGGTAATAGGGTTCCCAGTAGCACTATTGGGAAAACTGATTTTTAGTAAAGTAGAGATGGTTGGTGCAATATCTGTTATAGAGGTACGCTCTGCCGATTCTCCCTTTTTAATCCCATTCCCGTAGAAAAGTAAGGGTACATGTGTATCGTAGCTTTGAGCGCTGCCGTGGGTTGAACCTGTTCTAGAATAAACGATCACACCTGGATCTAAAATGAAAATCACATCACCGCTGCGCTGGTGGTGAAAACCATTTTGAATCATA of the Nonlabens marinus S1-08 genome contains:
- a CDS encoding DUF6646 family protein, giving the protein MKKLLFATAFLITSLSMGQAFTGKGDQKFQVGLNLQDNATGIQATYDYGVGENISFGVATVYAMAIDDALDADFGQRADLRLRFNANIGSVLNVDEMFDFYPGLSFGTKNFGGHLGARYFFSDGFGLYTEAQVPFAKYDSDELTPEEELNNQFNFNFGMSFNF